Within Parachlamydiales bacterium, the genomic segment AAATGCTTTTTTGGCAGGGAGCAGATTTGATATTATGCGACTTGGACGCTGAGCGCACAACACGTTTCTGCCATGAATATAGCGCTAAGCAAGTATCCCCTGCAGAATATGCAGCAGTAGAATGCGACATTTTAGCTCCCTGTGCCTTAGGGGGTATTATCAATCCTCAAACAATTCCAAAATTACGCTGTCTAGCTGTTGCCGGTGCAGCCAACAATCAGTTATCCACGCCTGATGATGCAATCCAACTGCATAAGAGAGGGATACTGTACGCTCCCGATTATGCTATCAATGCAGGCGGTGTCATCAACGCAACTGCCGAGTTCGAAAAAACAGGATATAAGGCCATAGAAGCAAGGGATCAAACCCATCTCATCTTTGAGACTTTACTGCAGATTTTTGCAAAGTCCAAAGCAGAGGACAGGGCGACGAGCATTATTGCAGATAAACTTGCTGAACATAATATTGCAGCCGGAATCGGTAAGCGTAGCCTACCAATATTTTAACCCGCTTGAGTTTTTTGCCGGGCTCGTTTAGCATTTATTCACAAACTTTTAGCTTTTTCTTTACCAATAAGTAATTCAAAATGAATTTATTACAACAAGTCTCTACTATTTGCAGCCAAGCTCTCCAAGATGCTTTCCCGGAAATCAAAGATACACACGCTCAGTTTGTAGAAGTATCTCAAAGCACACAACCTCAGTTCGGTCATTACCAGTGCAATTCCGCTATGAAGCTTGCGAAAGTCTTGCAAAAACCGCCCAGGGTTATTGCTAACGAGATTGTTGCCAAACTGCAAAGTCCCTTTATTTCTAAAATTGAAATTGCCGGTCCCGGCTTTATAAATATTACTTTGGATGAGAAATTCCTTGAGAAAAGCTCCAATCAAATCCTGAATGATCCACGCTTAGGTGTGAATAGAACTACGCCTGCCCAAAACATCATCATCGACTTCTCTTCCCCTAATACGGCAAAAGAAATGCACGTAGGGCATTTACGTTCGACAATTATCGGTGATTGCCTTGCACGGGTGTTGGAATTTCAAGGGAACAATGTATTACGCCTTAACCATATTGGAGATTGGGGTACAGCATTTGGAATGCTGATCGCATTTCTAAAACGCAATCATCCGAACGTTCTTACAGGAGAAGAAAATACTGATCTCACGCACCTGGTGGGTTGGTATAAAGAATCTAAAGCCCTCTTTGATAACGACCCTGCTTTTAAACTTACCTCCCAGCAAGAAGTGGTCAAACTCCAGAGCGGCGATGCCGAAGCAAAGAAAGCTTGGGAAATTATTTGTGAGATTTCCCGCAAAGCGTATCAAGAGATCTATGATCTCTTGAATATTAAGCTCCAAGAAAGAGGCGAATCCTTTTACAATCCCCAATTGGCCGGTATAGTGGCGGAATTGGAAGCAAAAGGGTTAGTTGAAATTTCCGATGGGGCAAAATGTATCTTCCTGGAAGGTTTTAAAAACCGCGAGGGTGATGCACTGCCCCTAATGGTACAAAAATCCGATGGCGGCTTCAATTACGACACAACCGACATGGCTGCAATCAAACAAAGAGTGCAGGAAGAAAAAGGCGATCGTCTTATCTATGTCACAGATGCCGGACAAGCCACACACTTTGATATGATCTTTAAGGCAGCAGAAAAAGCCGGCTATGTTGACCCAAGCAAAGTAAAAACGGAACATGTTCCATTTGGACTGGTTCTTGGCGAAGACGGGAAAAAATTCAAGACCCGTTCCGGAACTACAGAAAGACTTATGGACCTATTGGACAATGCGATTATTGAAGCTGAAAAAATCCTTAGGGAAAAAAATCCCGGACTATCCGAAGAAGAAATCAAACATATTGCACACGTTTTAGGTATTAGTGCTGTCAAATATGCGGATCTATCATGTCACCGTACTAGCAATTATGTTTTCAGCTATGAGCGTATGCTCCGTTTTGATGGTAATACAGCAGCATTCCTTATGTATTCTTATGTTCGTGCAGAAGGGATCAAGCGGCGCACGGGTGCAAATATCGATGAACTGAAACGTGCAGCCACCATTACTCTAACACACCCTTCTGAAGTTACTTTAGCCCTGCATTTATTGCGTTTTGAAGAAACTTTGGACAGCGTGTCCGCAGATCTTCTTCCCAATCGACTTTGCGATTATCTGTACGGGTTAGCTGAGAACTTCAATGCCTTTTTTAGAGATTGCCGTGTAGAAGGCACTCCCGAAGAGAAGTCACGTCTTCTTTTGTGCGAGCTTTTTGCGACCACAATGAAATTAGGCTTGGATTTGCTAGGTGTTGAGACTGTCGAGAAGATGTAGGGTTAGTATTAATCCCGAAGTATCAGCAACCTTGTCCTAGCATAGAAGTGCGGCGACTTTTCCTTACAGTCGGACACATCTTTTTCTTGCATTATATTGGAATCTATCTTCAAATTATTGTAGTCCTTCAGACTGCATATAGAGGTATTCTGTTACCTAGGGCGATGCCCTAGGCTATTATAATTACGGGCTTTCAGCCCTAATCGTCCAGTCAACAGATGTATACAAAACGGACATTGGGCTGAAGGCCCAAAATTAATCTAGCCTAGGGCATCGCCCTAGGTATTGTTTAAACACATATATGCAGTCTGAAGGACTACAATATCCCATACAAAAGGCTAAGAAAAAAAGATGTGTCCGACTGTAAGGAAAAGTCGCAGCACTCCTATGCTAGGATACGCTTTTACATCAAAAGCATCATCCTTAACAGTCAGGAGGATGTTCGTTGACTTGAACAAACTACTCAAATACAATTCTTCTTTTTTTCGTAATTAAAAAGATAAATTATGATTCCTCCAAGTAGTTCTCTAAATAATAAAATTATTTACACCCAAAATCTAAGTAATAGTCCACCTCTAATAAATCCGACCTCTCTAATATCCCCTTCAGATATCGAATCGGATAGATATTTCCCTACGGAAACACCCTTGGATAAAGAAAGGCATGCAGCTTTCGTCGCTAAAATCATAGATGCTTGCTGTGTTTTAAATCCTGCTATTGCTATCGATAGAGAGACTGTTCTTCGGTGCCTAAATGCATGTGTCAATGATGAATTAAGCGCGCGCTGTTTATCTTCGGTGCCTGTCAACCTAAGGCAGATCCTCCGCTTTGCTTTGAATGCCCAAAATACAGATTTGCCTATTGAATCCTTCTTTTTTGCGGGATCCAGTGTTGTTTATAAGCTCGCTGACGCTATCGTCCAGGCCATTCAAGCTTCTGAAGCCAAAGAGCTCATCACTCCCCTCTTCCTTGCGAACCTCAAACGTAAACCGCATGATTCCGATTGGAAGATCGTGATCCAAAATCCGCCGAAAGATTCGAAAATCTCATTTTGGGATAATGTCGAGGCTTATACACGTGCGATATTATGTGAAATCGCATTAAAGAAAGGGCGGGATCTGCCGAAATCTTTCGATATCCCCGCTGTCTGCTTAGAGCTCGGTATTGACTATGAAGCTGTACAGGGGCAATTTATCCATATCAGCTTCAGAGACTGCGGGATCGACTTGACGATTGGACGCTTTGAAAAAGGAGGCCTTTTCAAGGACACACTCCCGGAGATCTCCATCATACCTTCCTCGTTGACGGAAGACCCTGCCGATCTTAAGACAGAGCTTTGCGATAACGGGACAAGCATCTTCCAGGCAGCCCTATTCCGCGGATATAAGGTATTGGCTGTAGATTCGCCGAAAAGCAAAAATGACCGGGCTTTGGTGCAATACATCCGACGGTCCTTGAATGGAGATGCCTGCTTTTCCGAGGCCGACTATCCGGCTTTTATGGACACATTATTCAAAAGCTATCCTGTTGGCCCGTCATGGGGAAAAGATATTGCGAAGAAATTCTGCAACATCAACAAAGGGCATTCTGACGCCCCCGTTCAACGCATCATTTGGAGCATGTTTTTATTCCTTTCTAGCTTGAATAAATTTCCACAGTATCCGGTGCCGCTGCTTCTCCAATCTAAAGCGTGGAAATGCCTACCCTTGTGTTGTTTTCCGCGTAATGAAAAGAGCAAGGGCATACTGTTTCATCTAAATCCATTCTACAGGTTCATTTTAGAGAGCAAGTTGCCTTGCGATATGTTGGAAGGTGTACTGGGGATAGCGGGCCTTTTGTCCTTGAGCTTTGCATCCCGCTGCGAAAACACCTCCTATAGTATTTCACGCCATCATGGCTCTAACCACCCCGCATTGTACCTCCAAGTCGAAGAAGATCTGCAAATTGCCTTGAATCCTGACCTTCTGACACTGTGCCATTCTCTGGAAGAGCATTACACTGCATTCTATAGTGAGTCTATACATACAGGAAAACTATTAGATCTTTTTTTAAGCTTTGTCAGCCTGCCGGAAACCAATCTTGCAGAGGAAAGTGTGATTGCACGCAATGCGCAAAAGCTGCCCTGCTCCCTTTCTGATACCGCTGCACTAGCGCATAAGTTCGTATTATCCACTGACTCTTTCTTAAATGTTGTAGGAACATCCATTCTAGTTGCGTTAAAGGCCTATGATGCAGATTTTGTCGATGAGAGCCTCCTCTGCTATGCCTTTCCCGTGTTGTTAAACTCCTCCGATCCAAAGATCAAAGATTTCGGCATCCGCCTAGCCAAAAAACACCTTTCCGCCCTGGCTCAAAAAGATGCTCCCCCTTTTCTGCATCCTAAGACACAGGCCTTTTCTCTGCCTCTCTGGTTGAACGCATTAGCTTTGACCAAACACCCCCGCTGCTGTGAGATTGCAGCCAAGCATTGGGTTATCAACCTCAAAGCTGAAAAACGCTCTTTCCAAGCTTATCTCCCCTTTATGGAAAACATTTGGAAGGTACAGCCGAGCGCTTTACTTCAGGTTTGGGAATCCCTGCTTCCGCATGACTTTGACACCGCGCAACAAAAGCAGCTATTCGCAATCTATGCCGACAGGTTTCTCACTTTGCCTGCCCACGCTATTGCTTTAGATTGTTTGAAGCCTTTCCTATTCTATATCCAGTCCTGCCTGGAGAACTTTACTGTCCCGGGCGAAGGGGCGCGGCTGCACGCCCTTGTCCAACGCATCTCAGAGGTCAAGCCTACATTACTTCCCCTCTGCCTACCTTTTCTTCCATTTCTGCCTCTAGATGCACTACCTCTCTTCAAGATGGGGACAATTGATGATATCCTCCAAGGCAAAATTGCAGAGGCTAAAACAGCAGAAGACAAAACGGCCCTTTATCAATTCATCCGCCAGAACATCCGCTTGCCAGGCATATTCTTCACCTTAATAGGTACGCCTTTACAGAAGGTTCTGGAGGGAACGGAATACCTTCCGGATTTACACGAACTATTCATCCAGGAGGCTTCCAAAAGCCAGCGCCAAAAAGCGCACATTCTTCTTAAGCTTTTCAACAAAGCTCCTGAAAAGATCCAGAGCATGCAAGATAGCATAACAGCTATCTTAAAAGATTTGATGGAAGATGATAATATTCCCCTAGAGCTGATCTTGCAGGTGTTTAATAAATGCTATTCCTACCCTAATAGACCTGCAGGAGAATTCTTATTAGAACCGCTTTGCCATTTGGGAGAAAAGCTTTTAACACGTAAGCTGAATTCTCTCACGCCTGTTGTCCGGTTAATCTGCACACATGACTCTATGCTGTTAAGGAATAAAACGGATCTTCTTTCCCGTCTGCTGAGAAGGCTGGCCCATGAAAATGATCCTGATACCTTCGAAATAACAATGCAGTTAATTCAAGTCTTAAAAAATGGTTCCACACTTCCTATTTCCATGTGGGAGAGCTTAATACACAAACTCAAATTAGCGGCAGTCCACCACGACTCTGTAAACCGCCATCATAAGCTGAAAGAATTTGTACAGACATTACCTGAGTTAAGGCAATTGTGTTGTCAGCTAGACTTAGATCTGCTAGCGCATAGGATAAGCACTTCGCCCAGTAATGCTGAGGACCACGCCAAGCTCCTTATTGCCAAACAACATGAATTAACCCCCACTCAGATACAACAGCTGCATTTCATCGTACAGAGGATGATAGCGGAAATGACTATACATAGCCCGATCCAAGCTACTACCTGGATTAAGTCCTCCATCATACTTGAATTTTTCAGCCTGGATGAACGCATCCGCTGTTCTTGTATATTATTACAAAATCACTTCGACAGTTCTCTATTCTTCTTCGTCTTGCAAATGTACGAAGGCTACAACAGAAAGGTTCATAAAGACATATTGGAACCGTTTGCTGTTTATCTGCTTAAGAGCACTCATCTTTTTTATGAATGCCGCACTCCGGAAGAAAAAGCTAAAAGGCTGCTCTTGTTGCCCCCCTGTAGGAATGGCAATTGGTATGAGCATATTCACATCGTCCTAAATGAACTTATACAAGAGAAAAAAATCACTGCTTGTACGCAAATTTTCCGGGCTGACAGGATGATGGAACAGCTCAGCGTAGAGATGAACGAGATATTCAACACATTATTCACTCTAGTCCCCCAAGATGACTCTAATACATTTAGAGAATTGCTTGAGCTAGTTTTAAAAACACCCACCATACTCAAAAATAATGTGTGGAAAATATGCTTAGCAAGAATACCGACATTGAAAGACAAGAAACTTACAGAGAATTTACTTTCTTCCTGGATCACTTGCCACCCCCTTCCCCCCGCGTCAGAGCTTGAAGGCGCACCCCTCTTAGAAAAGGAACTGCATTATAGGGCTATTGTCCTAGCTTGCACCGCTGCCGATCCATTTAAAGCGCATTTTTTTATGATCCCGGAAAGCGTAATGGTTCTGTTGAGAAATTTCACATCGGATGCGAAAGTAAGTACTCTTCAGGGAATTTTTTTAACCCATCTTTTGTCCTTGGAAGACTTGAGTACGAAAATGTCGTATATTCAAGCTATAATAGAAAATCTCTCTATGCATTCAGATTCCCTGCACTGCGTATTTAGCCCCCTGTGTCATGTATTAGCTGCAACACTTAAGGAAAAGCAAACGGTTCTAGCCCAAATAGTTTTCGGAAAAATAAATGTATGCATAGACCTATGCAGCGACCCTAAAAGCAAGACTATTATTTTAAAAAATAAAACAGCTTT encodes:
- the argS gene encoding arginine--tRNA ligase; amino-acid sequence: MNLLQQVSTICSQALQDAFPEIKDTHAQFVEVSQSTQPQFGHYQCNSAMKLAKVLQKPPRVIANEIVAKLQSPFISKIEIAGPGFINITLDEKFLEKSSNQILNDPRLGVNRTTPAQNIIIDFSSPNTAKEMHVGHLRSTIIGDCLARVLEFQGNNVLRLNHIGDWGTAFGMLIAFLKRNHPNVLTGEENTDLTHLVGWYKESKALFDNDPAFKLTSQQEVVKLQSGDAEAKKAWEIICEISRKAYQEIYDLLNIKLQERGESFYNPQLAGIVAELEAKGLVEISDGAKCIFLEGFKNREGDALPLMVQKSDGGFNYDTTDMAAIKQRVQEEKGDRLIYVTDAGQATHFDMIFKAAEKAGYVDPSKVKTEHVPFGLVLGEDGKKFKTRSGTTERLMDLLDNAIIEAEKILREKNPGLSEEEIKHIAHVLGISAVKYADLSCHRTSNYVFSYERMLRFDGNTAAFLMYSYVRAEGIKRRTGANIDELKRAATITLTHPSEVTLALHLLRFEETLDSVSADLLPNRLCDYLYGLAENFNAFFRDCRVEGTPEEKSRLLLCELFATTMKLGLDLLGVETVEKM